Proteins encoded within one genomic window of Oncorhynchus tshawytscha isolate Ot180627B linkage group LG02, Otsh_v2.0, whole genome shotgun sequence:
- the slc2a9l1 gene encoding solute carrier family 2 member 9, like 1, with amino-acid sequence METLLRHLTRGNALVFIIILGIGGSFQNGFHVTVISSPSPYIWSFINSSWIGRYEETPPAQTVKLLWSAIVSLYAVGGLLGSMSVRCIAGRFGRKRAMIWNNVVNIVAAVIMFTSRGANSFEMILIARFLFGFNTGLGVNIHAIYLGESSPKKIRGMVTLTSATFLSIGKLSGQFVGLREILGREDSWNILLCVSTCFSVVQLLTLPFFPEAPRYLLIEKGNAEACKKALQSLWGRGEYKLEMTEMVLEQAAIKGETSKTLLELLRDRSVRWQLITMVVVYGCIQFSGITAISVFSFDIFKEAGIPLDKIRYVTLGVGVSEVLTSITCGLLIESVGRRALLWGGFGAMSAIMILITITLNLKDYSFWIPYSTVGLIFLFVIFYGGGPAGVLPSLTHEIFIQSCRPAAFVFTGILRWLGFSVLGLVFPFLIELLKSVSFVLFACMCLLASFYIFFYLPETKGKTLLEISEEFKNITLCENPLSVDKTLETRL; translated from the exons ATGGAGACTTTGTTGAGGCACCTG ACCCGTGGTAATGCTCTAGTCTTCATAATCATTTTGGGTATTGGCGGATCTTTTCAAAATGGGTTCCATGTTACTGTCATCAGTTCCCCTTCACCA TACATCTGGAGCTTCATCAATAGCAGTTGGATTGGGCGATATGAAGAAACCCCACCGGCACAGACAGTCAAACTCCTCTGGTCAGCTATAGTGTCTCTGTACGCTGTGGGGGGTCTCCTGGGCTCGATGAGTGTCAGGTGCATTGCTGGGAGGTTTGGCAG GAAGAGAGCCATGATATGGAACAATGTTGTCAACATTGTTGCTGCAGTGATCATGTTCACCAGTAGGGGGGCAAACTCCTTTGAGATGATCCTGATTGCTCGGTTTCTGTTTGGATTCAATACAG GTTTAGGAGTGAATATCCATGCAATATACCTGGGTGAGAGTTCACCCAAAAAGATAAGGGGCATGGTAACACTAACATCTGCTACCTTCCTCTCCATTGGTAAACTGTCAGGACAATTTGTTGGACTAAG GGAGATTCTTGGTCGTGAGGATAGCTGGAACATCCTACTGTGTGTTTCAACATGTTTCTCAGTGGTACAGCTGCTAACACTGCCCTTCTTCCCTGAGGCCCCAAGATACTTATTGATAGAAAAGGGCAATGCAGAGGCATGCAAAAAAG ctctgCAGAGTCTGTGGGGCAGGGGTGAGTACAAGCTGGAGATGACGGAGATGGTGTTGGAGCAGGCTGCCATAAAAGGCGAGACCTCGAAGACTCTCCTGGAGCTGCTGAGAGACAGGAGCGTACGATGGCAGCTCATCACCATGGTGGTGGTGTACGGCTGCATCCAGTTCTCTGGCATCACCGCA ATCAGTGTGTTCTCCTTTGACATCTTCAAGGAGGCAGGCATCCCCCTGGATAAGATCCGCTATGTGACTCTGGGTGTTGGAGTGTCTGAGGTCCTCACCTCCATCACCTGT GGCCTGCTGATCGAGAGTGTGGGGAGGAGAGCGCTACTCTGGGGGGGCTTTGGGGCCATGTCTGCCATCATGATATTAATCACCATCACTCTCAATCTAAAG GATTACAGCTTCTGGATTCCATACAGCACTGTTGGCTTGATATTCCTCTTTGTCATTTTTTATGGAGGAGGACCAG CTGGAGTGTTGCCGTCTCTCACACATGAGATCTTTATCCAATCGTGCCGGCCTGCAGCGTTTGTGTTTACTGGGATCCTGCGATGGCTTGGCTTTTCCGTGCTGGGACTAGTTTTCCCTTTTCTTATC GAGCTGCTAAAATCAGTCAGCTTCGTGCTGTTTGCCTGCATGTGTCTGTTGGCGTCATTTTACATCTTCTTCTACCTGCCGGAGACCAAGGGGAAAACCCTCCTGGAAATCTCAGAGGAGTTTAAAAACATCACACTGTGTGAAAACCCCCTCTCAGTTGACAAGACCCTGGAGACAAGGTTATGA